In one Streptomyces sp. NBC_01288 genomic region, the following are encoded:
- a CDS encoding SRPBCC family protein: MSVDLTGTYLTLDDGRPAVRFSRTYDQPLDRVWQFVTDPDELAQWFPSRAEFDLRPGGTVTFSGDPNMPESTGRVIAVDAPRHLSFEWGGDELHFDLEEIEEKRTRFTLTNVLSAENTASRNGAGWEVCLAALDAKARGEAVEGPHTGAGVPWKAFYDGYLAAGVPSGAVVPGLD; this comes from the coding sequence ATGTCCGTCGACCTCACCGGCACGTATCTGACCCTGGACGACGGTCGCCCCGCCGTCCGTTTCAGCCGCACCTACGACCAACCCCTCGACCGCGTCTGGCAGTTCGTGACCGACCCCGACGAACTCGCCCAATGGTTCCCCTCGCGGGCCGAGTTCGACCTGCGCCCCGGCGGCACGGTCACCTTCAGCGGCGACCCCAACATGCCCGAGTCGACCGGCCGGGTCATCGCCGTCGACGCACCCCGGCATCTGTCCTTCGAATGGGGCGGTGACGAACTGCACTTCGACCTGGAGGAGATCGAGGAGAAGCGCACCCGCTTCACGCTCACCAATGTCCTGAGCGCCGAGAACACCGCGTCCCGCAACGGTGCCGGCTGGGAGGTCTGCCTGGCCGCGCTCGACGCGAAGGCTCGCGGTGAGGCCGTAGAGGGTCCGCACACCGGCGCAGGTGTGCCCTGGAAGGCGTTCTACGACGGCTACTTGGCGGCCGGGGTTCCCTCCGGCGCTGTCGTGCCGGGCCTGGACTGA
- a CDS encoding ArsR/SmtB family transcription factor, giving the protein MSDASLWTALADPHRRAIVGLLLERPRPVGEIVEACGLSQPSTSKHLRVLRDAGLVRVRQDAQRRVYALDPAPIAELDAWLAPYRELWNRSLDRLGQRLDETSDDDTSPPTPKD; this is encoded by the coding sequence ATGTCCGACGCCTCGCTCTGGACCGCCCTCGCCGATCCCCACCGGCGGGCCATCGTCGGCCTGCTCCTGGAGCGGCCCCGGCCCGTCGGCGAGATCGTGGAGGCATGCGGTCTGAGCCAGCCCAGCACGTCGAAGCATCTACGGGTGCTGCGGGACGCGGGCCTGGTCCGGGTACGGCAGGACGCGCAACGCCGTGTCTACGCCCTCGACCCGGCCCCGATCGCCGAACTCGACGCCTGGCTCGCCCCCTACCGCGAGCTGTGGAACCGCAGCCTGGACAGGCTGGGGCAGCGCCTCGACGAGACGTCGGACGACGACACCTCGCCACCCACCCCGAAGGACTGA
- a CDS encoding VOC family protein: MPELAGIHHVKMPVTDLDRSRDWYGRVLGFKVTYEFQDADGVVRGVAGEVPGLGDSMLCLRVNSQAAQGCQGFDPVSFAVRDKADVEAWAAHLDTLGVPHSPVIEASIGWLLVFNDPDGLDLHLYSWAAHGVDHGDVAGYGRPVS; the protein is encoded by the coding sequence ATGCCGGAGCTCGCCGGAATCCACCACGTGAAGATGCCCGTCACCGACCTCGATCGCTCACGCGACTGGTACGGCCGCGTGCTCGGCTTCAAGGTCACGTATGAGTTCCAGGACGCGGACGGAGTCGTGCGCGGGGTGGCGGGGGAGGTCCCGGGACTCGGCGACTCCATGCTCTGCCTGCGTGTCAACTCCCAGGCGGCGCAAGGCTGTCAGGGCTTCGACCCGGTCAGCTTCGCGGTCCGGGACAAGGCCGACGTGGAGGCGTGGGCCGCTCATCTCGACACCCTCGGTGTCCCGCACTCGCCGGTGATCGAGGCGTCGATCGGTTGGCTGCTGGTGTTCAACGACCCGGACGGCCTCGACCTGCATCTGTACAGCTGGGCGGCGCACGGGGTGGATCACGGGGACGTCGCGGGGTACGGCCGCCCGGTCTCCTGA
- a CDS encoding TetR/AcrR family transcriptional regulator, with protein MPEPVNQKRSYRSAKRAEAAATTRIRIREAAARLFTENGYTGTRMKEVAALAGVGERTLYDAFPTKAALFGHTLGVTIAGDEEPVAVPERSETLAIRDEPDPERAIGRAVDQMTDLLERAGDLIMVTVEAAGADPDMRASADAGAEATYGVHLALTTALEERGALRPGLDARTAADTLYALASPHMHQLLRRHRGWTRDAYRAWLRRVLVAELLGSH; from the coding sequence ATGCCCGAACCCGTCAACCAGAAGAGGTCCTATCGCTCGGCCAAGCGCGCCGAGGCGGCAGCGACGACCCGCATCCGCATCCGGGAAGCAGCCGCCCGGCTCTTCACAGAGAACGGATACACAGGCACGCGGATGAAGGAGGTGGCGGCGCTGGCCGGTGTCGGCGAGCGCACGCTGTACGACGCCTTCCCCACCAAGGCGGCCCTGTTCGGGCACACCCTGGGCGTCACGATCGCCGGTGACGAGGAGCCGGTCGCCGTCCCGGAGCGCTCCGAGACCCTGGCGATCCGGGACGAGCCCGACCCCGAGCGCGCGATCGGCCGCGCCGTCGACCAGATGACCGACCTGCTGGAACGCGCCGGTGACCTGATCATGGTGACCGTCGAGGCGGCCGGCGCCGACCCGGACATGCGGGCGTCGGCGGACGCCGGTGCCGAGGCGACGTACGGCGTGCATCTGGCCCTGACCACGGCACTTGAGGAGCGCGGAGCCCTCCGCCCGGGCCTCGACGCGCGCACCGCCGCCGACACGCTCTACGCCCTCGCCTCACCGCACATGCATCAACTCCTGCGCAGGCACCGGGGTTGGACGCGGGACGCCTATCGGGCTTGGCTGCGGCGGGTGTTGGTCGCGGAGTTGCTCGGTTCTCACTGA